From the genome of Indicator indicator isolate 239-I01 chromosome 17, UM_Iind_1.1, whole genome shotgun sequence, one region includes:
- the MCTS1 gene encoding malignant T-cell-amplified sequence 1 isoform X2 has product MFKKFDEKENVSNCIQLKTSVIKGIKNQLIDQFPVIEPWLNQIMPKKDPVKIVRCHEHIEILTVNGELLFFRQREGIFYPTLRLLHKYPFILPHQQVDKGAIKFVLSGANIMCPGLTSPGAKLYPAAVDTVVAIMAEGKQHALCVGVMKMSAEDIEKVNKGIGIENIHYLNDGLWHMKTYK; this is encoded by the exons ATGTTCAAGAA ATTTGATGAAAAGGAGAATGTATCAAACTGTATCCAGCTGAAGACTTCAGTTATTAAGGGTATTAAGAATCAGCTGATAGACCAGTTTCCTGTTATTGAACCATGGCTAAACCAAATTATGCCAAAGAAAGACCCAGTCAAAATAGTAAGATG TCATGAACATATAGAAATCCTCACTGTGAATGGTGAGTTGCTGTTCTTCAGACAAAGAGAAGGGATTTTTTACCCAACGCTAAGGTTGCTTCACAAAT ACCCATTTATTCTACCACATCAGCAGGTTGATAAAGGCGCCATTAAATTTGTACTAAGTGGAGCTAATATAATGTGCCCTGGCTTGACATCTCCTGGAGCAAAACTTTACCCTGCTGCTGTCGATACTGTAGTT GCAATAATGGCAGAGGGCAAACAACATGCATTATGTGTGGGAGTAATGAAGATGTCAGCTGAGGACAT TGAGAAGGTCAACAAAGGGATTGGCATTGAAAATATCCATTATTTAAATGATGGCCTTTGGCATATGAAGACATACAAGTGA
- the C1GALT1C1 gene encoding C1GALT1-specific chaperone 1: MISESSSFMKGLVLGGVFCMLVTLLGHIKVGHGTKAHHHEHHHIQAPNKEDVLNLSEGERMELSKSVRVYCIILVKPKDLGHWAAVKETWSKHCDKAEFYSSENVKVFDSVAVNTNDIWVMMRKAYKITYERYKDEFSWFFLAYPTTFAIIENLKYFLLKKDPSQPFYIGHTVKSGDLEYVDGKGGIVLSIESLRRFSHVLEDSDKCPEQGSMIWKLDEDKQLAICLKYTGVFAENAEDSEGKDVFNTKSVSALIKEAMSTHPQQVVDGCCSDMAITFSGLAPNHMHVMMYGVYRLRPYGHTYNDALVFLPPAGSDND; this comes from the coding sequence ATGATCTCTGAAAGCAGCTCCTTTATGAAGGGTCTGGTGCTTGGAGGAGTATTCTGCATGTTGGTTACACTCCTTGGACACATTAAGGTGGGCCACGGGACTAAAGCACATCACCATGAGCACCATCACATCCAGGCTCCCAACAAAGAAGATGTCTTAAACCTTTCAGAAGGTGAGCGCATGGAGCTTAGTAAAAGTGTCCGTGTTTATTGTATCATCCTTGTGAAACCCAAAGATCTGGGGCACTGGGCTGCAGTGAAAGAGACATGGAGCAAGCACTGCGACAAGGCAGAATTCTACAGCTCTGAAAATGTCAAAGTGTTTGATTCTGTAGCTGTCAACACAAATGATATATGGGTAATGATGAGAAAAGCTTACAAGATAACATATGAACGCTATAAAGATGAATTCAGCTGGTTCTTCCTTGCATATCCAACAACATTTGCTATTATTGAAAACCTCAAGTATTTCTTACTGAAAAAAGACCCTTCGCAGCCTTTTTATATAGGCCACACTGTGAAATCTGGTGACCTCGAGTATGTTGATGGTAAGGGAGGAATCGTGTTGAGCATTGAATCTCTAAGACGATTCTCCCATGTTCTTGAAGACTCTGACAagtgtccagagcagggaagTATGATTTGGAAACTTGATGAGGATAAACAGCTGGCAATCTGCCTGAAGTACACTGGAGTGTTTGCAGAAAATGCCGAAGACTCAGAAGGAAAAGATGTCTTTAACACTAAATCAGTCAGTGCTCTCATTAAGGAAGCAATGTCTACTCACCCTCAGCAGGTGGTGGATGGCTGCTGCTCTGACATGGCCATCACCTTCAGCGGCCTGGCCCCGAACCACATGCATGTGATGATGTATGGTGTGTACAGACTGAGACCCTACGGCCACACATACAATGATGCACTTGTCTTCTTGCCACCTGCAGGCTCAGACAATGACTGa
- the MCTS1 gene encoding malignant T-cell-amplified sequence 1 isoform X1: MLLRYAVYFAFLKCLYSLDRFDEKENVSNCIQLKTSVIKGIKNQLIDQFPVIEPWLNQIMPKKDPVKIVRCHEHIEILTVNGELLFFRQREGIFYPTLRLLHKYPFILPHQQVDKGAIKFVLSGANIMCPGLTSPGAKLYPAAVDTVVAIMAEGKQHALCVGVMKMSAEDIEKVNKGIGIENIHYLNDGLWHMKTYK, translated from the exons ATGCTGCTGAGATATGCAGtatattttgcatttctgaaatgTCTTTACTCACTTGACAGATTTGATGAAAAGGAGAATGTATCAAACTGTATCCAGCTGAAGACTTCAGTTATTAAGGGTATTAAGAATCAGCTGATAGACCAGTTTCCTGTTATTGAACCATGGCTAAACCAAATTATGCCAAAGAAAGACCCAGTCAAAATAGTAAGATG TCATGAACATATAGAAATCCTCACTGTGAATGGTGAGTTGCTGTTCTTCAGACAAAGAGAAGGGATTTTTTACCCAACGCTAAGGTTGCTTCACAAAT ACCCATTTATTCTACCACATCAGCAGGTTGATAAAGGCGCCATTAAATTTGTACTAAGTGGAGCTAATATAATGTGCCCTGGCTTGACATCTCCTGGAGCAAAACTTTACCCTGCTGCTGTCGATACTGTAGTT GCAATAATGGCAGAGGGCAAACAACATGCATTATGTGTGGGAGTAATGAAGATGTCAGCTGAGGACAT TGAGAAGGTCAACAAAGGGATTGGCATTGAAAATATCCATTATTTAAATGATGGCCTTTGGCATATGAAGACATACAAGTGA